CAGCCGCTACGAGGACGTGTCGTTCGTGCTCAAGAATCACGCCCTGTTCTCCTCCACGAAGATCCGCGTCGCCGGCAAGCGCCAGGAGGAGCGCGCCTCCGTGGAGGAGCTGGGCTCGGTGTCCAACCTCGTCACCACGGATCCACCCGTGCATACGCGGATGCGGGGCCTCGTCAGCCGCGCCTTCACCCCCAAGCAGATCTCCGCCCTGGAGCCGCGCGTGCGCGAGCTGTCCCGGACGCTCATCGCGGAGATGACGGCCAGCCCGGAGTTCGACTTCATGGAGGGGCTGGCCTCGCCCCTGCCCGTCACCATCATCGCGGAGATGCTGGGCGTGGACACCTCGCGCCGCCACGACTTCAAGCGCTGGAGCGACATCCTCATCCACTCCAGCCGCGCCGCCCTCCAGTCGGGCAAGGTGTCCGAGCAGGTCGAGCGCAGTGCCCGGGAGATGCTCACGTACATGAAGGAGGTGGCCGAGGCGCGCCGCCGCGAGCCCCGGGGCGATCTCATCTCCCTGCTCGTCCAGGAAACCGATGGCGTGGCGGCCCTGACCCCCCCGGAGGTCAACTCCTTCACCGTCCTGCTGCTCATCGCGGGCAACGAGACCACCACCAACCTGCTGGGCAACGCCCTCAACGCCCTCATCCGCCACCCCGAGGCGTACGAGTGGTTGCGGCGCGATCCCTCCCCCGCCGCCTGCGCCGCCGTGGCCGAGGAGACGCTGCGCTACGACTCGCCCGTGATCGGGCTCGTCCGACGCACCACGCAGGAGGTGGAGGTGAGCGGGGGCAAGCTGCCCGAGGACAGCACGGTGATGGTGTTGCTGGCCTCCGCCAACCATGATCCGCACAAGTTCCCCGATCCGGAGCGCTTCGACCCGCGGCGGGACACCAATGGCCTGATGTCCTTCGGCCACGGCATCCACTTCTGCCTCGGCGCGCCGCTCACCCGCTTGGAGGCCCCCGTGGCGCTGCGGGAGTTGATGGAGCGCGCACCCCGCCTGGGCTTCGCCCCGCGTCAACCCGAGGCCCTCGACTACGGCGGCTCGTTGTTCCTGCGCGGTCCCCGCTCGCTCTGGCTCCAGAAGAACTGAGCGCCACCCGGCCTGCCCTCCAGCCTCCCCCTGAACGTCCGCCGTTCCCCGTCGTTTTCCTCTCCGAGGAGAGCCATACATGGATCTGCTGAGCCGCTTCGACTTCTTCAACCCCGAGGTGATGCGCAACCCCTACCCCTACTTCGCCGAGATGCGCGAGAAGGCGCCCCTCTTCTACGACGCGAAGCTCCAGTCCACCCTCGTCAGCCGCTACGAGGACGTGTCCTACATCCTGAAGAACCCCGCCCTGTTCTCCTCGGCGCAGATCCGCATCGCCGGCAAGCTCCAGACGGAGCGCAACCAGGATGCCGGGCTCGAGGGGGTGGACAGCCTGCTCACCACGGATCCACCCGTGCACACGCGCCTGCGCGGCCGGGTCAACCGCGCCTTCACCCCCAAGCAGATCTCCGCCCTGGAGCCGCGCGTGCGCGAGCTGTCCCAGGAGTGCATCTCGGAGATGACGGCCCACAACGAGTTCGAGTTCATGAGCGGCCTGGCCTCGCCCCTGCCCGTCACCATCATCGCGGAGATGCTGGGCGTGGACACCTCGCGCCGCCGCGACTTCAAGCGCTGGAGCGATGCGCTCGTCAACTCCAGCAACGCCAGCATCACCGGCAAGACGCCCGAGGAGGTGATACGCAGCGCCAAGGAGATGCTCGCGTACATGACGGAGGTGGCCGAGGCACGCCGCCGCGAGCCTCGGGGCGATCTCATCTCCCTGCTCGTGCAGGAGAGCGAAGGCCAGGAAGCCCTGACGCCCGCGGAGGTCAACTCCTTCGCCATCCTGCTGCTGCTCGCGGGCAACGAGACCACCACCAACCTCCTGGGTAATGCCCTCACCACGCTCATCCGCCACCCCGAGGCGTACGAGTGGCTGCGGCGCGACCCCTCCCCCGCGGCCTGCGCCGCCGTGATCGAGGAGAC
Above is a window of Cystobacter fuscus DNA encoding:
- a CDS encoding cytochrome P450, coding for MDLLSRFDFFNPEVMRNPYPYFAEMREKAPIYYDAKLQAHVLSRYEDVSFVLKNHALFSSTKIRVAGKRQEERASVEELGSVSNLVTTDPPVHTRMRGLVSRAFTPKQISALEPRVRELSRTLIAEMTASPEFDFMEGLASPLPVTIIAEMLGVDTSRRHDFKRWSDILIHSSRAALQSGKVSEQVERSAREMLTYMKEVAEARRREPRGDLISLLVQETDGVAALTPPEVNSFTVLLLIAGNETTTNLLGNALNALIRHPEAYEWLRRDPSPAACAAVAEETLRYDSPVIGLVRRTTQEVEVSGGKLPEDSTVMVLLASANHDPHKFPDPERFDPRRDTNGLMSFGHGIHFCLGAPLTRLEAPVALRELMERAPRLGFAPRQPEALDYGGSLFLRGPRSLWLQKN
- a CDS encoding cytochrome P450 translates to MDLLSRFDFFNPEVMRNPYPYFAEMREKAPLFYDAKLQSTLVSRYEDVSYILKNPALFSSAQIRIAGKLQTERNQDAGLEGVDSLLTTDPPVHTRLRGRVNRAFTPKQISALEPRVRELSQECISEMTAHNEFEFMSGLASPLPVTIIAEMLGVDTSRRRDFKRWSDALVNSSNASITGKTPEEVIRSAKEMLAYMTEVAEARRREPRGDLISLLVQESEGQEALTPAEVNSFAILLLLAGNETTTNLLGNALTTLIRHPEAYEWLRRDPSPAACAAVIEETLRYDSPVLTLSRRTTQEVELSGGKVPADTTLMVLVSSANHDPRKFPDPDRFDPRRDTAGLMSFGHGIHFCLGAPLARVEAPVALQELMARTPRLGFSPRQPENIDYGASFFLHGPRSLWLQKN